One Tunturibacter gelidoferens genomic region harbors:
- a CDS encoding GyrI-like domain-containing protein, with protein sequence MIETPKIVETVALPMAFLHLTVPTSEIQKVMIPGLNEVKAAASAQGVAEAGPWFTHHLVKPKGTFDFEICVPVAAPIVAAGRVQAGVWPAMKVVRTVYHGDYSGLGAGWGEFEAWIAKNGYKTAEDLWERYLTGMEAGPDPANWRTELNRPLVGR encoded by the coding sequence ATGATAGAGACACCAAAGATCGTTGAGACGGTTGCACTGCCAATGGCCTTCCTTCATCTCACGGTGCCGACCTCGGAGATTCAAAAGGTCATGATTCCTGGATTGAACGAGGTGAAGGCCGCGGCGTCCGCGCAAGGGGTTGCCGAGGCTGGACCCTGGTTCACCCACCACCTGGTCAAGCCAAAGGGGACCTTTGATTTCGAGATCTGCGTGCCGGTGGCTGCGCCGATTGTGGCTGCGGGCAGGGTGCAGGCTGGGGTATGGCCTGCGATGAAGGTGGTGAGGACGGTCTACCACGGAGATTACTCGGGACTCGGCGCTGGGTGGGGCGAGTTTGAAGCCTGGATCGCAAAGAATGGGTATAAGACGGCAGAGGACCTGTGGGAGCGATATCTTACAGGCATGGAAGCTGGTCCGGACCCAGCTAACTGGCGAACGGAGTTGAATCGACCGCTTGTGGGGCGTTGA
- the lysA gene encoding diaminopimelate decarboxylase produces MSKKIAVTPPQSEVSPRPFAYRNRLLQCDGAGLTALAAEHGTPLYVYSAQQISHRLKLFKDAFAARPHTICYAVKANSSLAILRLLAQQGAGFDIVSGGELERVRKAHKSALKKVVFSGVGKQIWEIDAALKADILLFNVESEAELHLLAVRAEACNKIARFALRVNPDVFAETHPYISTGLSEHKFGIDIKAARSIYRSAKRSKWLDPAGVSVHIGSQIRKVDPFAAALTRVTSLIADLRRDGHNIRYVDAGGGLGIDYGATASDPAKQVAKYAAALTKGLGTESAHLLLEPGRFIIAQAGALLTRVLYIKKNGTKTFVITDAGMNDLIRPALYHAHHEIIPVKQPAGKSTLTADVVGPVCESGDFFARDRILPPVKPNDLILLLDAGAYGMSQTSNYNSRPRPAEVLIDGAATRLIRRRETMRDLLAPELL; encoded by the coding sequence TTGTCAAAAAAGATCGCCGTAACCCCACCTCAATCCGAGGTCAGTCCACGCCCCTTTGCCTACCGCAATCGCCTCCTCCAGTGCGACGGAGCGGGCCTCACAGCCCTCGCCGCCGAACACGGCACACCGCTCTACGTCTACTCGGCGCAACAAATCTCTCACCGCCTCAAACTCTTCAAAGACGCCTTCGCCGCTCGCCCCCACACCATCTGCTACGCCGTCAAAGCCAACTCCTCCCTCGCAATCCTCCGTCTCCTCGCCCAGCAAGGAGCAGGCTTCGACATCGTCTCCGGCGGCGAGCTCGAACGAGTCCGCAAAGCTCACAAGTCCGCGTTGAAAAAAGTAGTCTTCTCCGGTGTAGGCAAACAGATATGGGAGATCGACGCCGCACTCAAAGCCGACATCCTCCTCTTCAACGTAGAGTCCGAAGCCGAACTCCATCTCCTCGCTGTGCGCGCCGAAGCCTGCAACAAAATCGCCCGCTTCGCCCTCCGCGTCAACCCCGACGTCTTCGCCGAGACCCACCCCTACATCTCCACCGGCCTCAGCGAGCACAAGTTCGGCATCGACATCAAAGCCGCCCGCTCCATCTATCGCAGCGCAAAAAGATCAAAGTGGCTCGACCCCGCCGGTGTCTCCGTTCACATCGGCTCGCAGATCCGCAAAGTCGATCCCTTCGCCGCAGCCCTCACCCGTGTCACCAGCCTCATCGCCGACCTCCGCCGCGACGGCCACAACATTCGCTACGTCGACGCAGGCGGAGGCCTCGGCATAGACTACGGTGCCACAGCATCTGACCCAGCAAAACAAGTAGCGAAGTACGCCGCCGCTCTCACCAAGGGGCTAGGCACAGAGTCCGCCCATCTCCTCCTCGAGCCCGGCCGCTTCATCATCGCGCAGGCAGGCGCGCTCCTAACCCGCGTCCTCTATATCAAAAAGAACGGCACCAAAACCTTCGTCATCACCGACGCCGGCATGAACGACCTCATCCGTCCCGCGCTCTACCACGCCCATCACGAAATCATCCCCGTCAAACAACCAGCAGGGAAGTCAACCCTCACCGCCGACGTCGTAGGCCCAGTCTGCGAGTCAGGCGACTTCTTCGCCCGCGATCGCATCCTGCCTCCAGTCAAACCGAACGACCTCATCCTTCTCCTCGACGCCGGAGCCTACGGCATGTCCCAAACCTCCAACTACAACTCCCGTCCCCGCCCCGCCGAGGTCCTCATCGACGGCGCCGCGACCCGTCTCATCCGCCGCCGCGAGACCATGCGCGACCTCCTAGCCCCCGAACTCCTCTAA
- a CDS encoding YebC/PmpR family DNA-binding transcriptional regulator yields the protein MSGHSKWATIKHKKGATDAKRGKIFTRLIKEITIAAKTGGGDPDGNPRLRGAIAAAKAENMPADNIKRAIQRGTGELEGVSYEEITYEGYGPGGVALIVDVLTDNKNRAVSEIRHAFSKNGGNLGESNSVSWMFTKKGVITIAKSAASEDKLTEIVLDAGAEDLSDEGENWEVLTDPKDFEAVTEALKAAKITPEHAEVTKIASTYTKLEGTQANAMIRLLETIEDLDDTQNVYSNFDFDEAAVANASH from the coding sequence ATGTCCGGCCACTCAAAATGGGCGACAATTAAGCACAAAAAGGGCGCCACAGACGCCAAACGCGGCAAGATCTTCACCCGCCTCATCAAGGAAATCACCATCGCCGCCAAGACCGGCGGAGGCGATCCCGACGGCAACCCCCGCCTCCGCGGCGCCATCGCAGCCGCCAAGGCCGAGAACATGCCCGCCGACAACATCAAGCGCGCCATCCAACGCGGCACCGGCGAACTCGAAGGCGTCAGCTACGAAGAGATCACCTACGAGGGCTACGGCCCCGGCGGCGTCGCTCTCATTGTTGACGTCCTCACCGACAACAAAAACCGCGCCGTAAGCGAGATCCGCCACGCATTTTCGAAGAACGGTGGAAACCTCGGAGAGTCCAACTCCGTCTCCTGGATGTTCACCAAGAAGGGCGTCATCACCATCGCAAAATCAGCTGCATCTGAAGACAAGCTCACCGAGATCGTCCTCGATGCAGGTGCCGAAGATCTCTCCGACGAAGGCGAAAACTGGGAGGTCCTCACCGATCCCAAAGACTTTGAAGCCGTCACCGAAGCCCTGAAGGCCGCAAAGATAACCCCCGAACACGCTGAGGTTACAAAGATCGCCTCGACCTACACCAAACTCGAAGGCACTCAAGCCAACGCCATGATCCGCCTCCTCGAGACCATCGAAGATCTGGACGACACGCAAAACGTTTATTCCAACTTCGACTTCGACGAAGCTGCAGTCGCCAACGCCAGCCATTGA
- a CDS encoding SET domain-containing protein has translation MVDGLIIRSSSIHAAGCYTTRAIKKGKRVCEYDGPRFTKDEADDRYQDRDITYLFSCGENGLVIDGFGTAMFINHSCDPNCESENVDGRVFVVAIRDIAAGEELTYEYNLYDSDDDEQNCYCGAKKCRGTMFSEAEVKRRARKARALAKAGR, from the coding sequence ATGGTTGATGGGCTGATTATCCGTTCTTCGTCGATTCATGCGGCGGGCTGCTATACCACTCGGGCGATAAAAAAAGGTAAGAGAGTCTGCGAGTATGACGGGCCGCGGTTTACCAAGGATGAGGCGGACGATAGGTACCAGGACCGCGATATTACTTACCTTTTCAGTTGTGGGGAGAATGGGTTGGTAATCGACGGGTTTGGAACTGCCATGTTTATCAACCACTCCTGCGATCCAAACTGCGAGTCGGAGAATGTCGATGGCCGAGTGTTTGTTGTTGCGATTCGGGATATCGCCGCTGGGGAGGAGCTGACTTATGAGTACAACCTGTATGACAGCGACGATGATGAGCAGAACTGCTACTGTGGCGCGAAGAAGTGCCGGGGTACGATGTTCAGCGAGGCTGAGGTAAAGCGGCGGGCGCGGAAGGCTCGGGCTTTGGCTAAGGCTGGGCGCTAG
- a CDS encoding alpha/beta hydrolase gives MRSQFLLAVLLALASTLSAQQPPQTNSSVLDANGTAHITRVIPVPTTISSEAQTSLRRPADAEHQTLAERRTTTDAWQTRAGEASRKAYPVNIESLTIANVPVRNILPLEDKHPDHVLINVHGGGFNSDSGSFTESIPIANLTHTRVVSVLYRLAPEHPFPAAVDDTIAVYRELLKTYKPAHIALYGTSAGAILTAEVAVRLKQLNLPLPAALGIFSGMGDFSQNGDSWSMYALRGLTGSLPVAGTQPRSTEYTGTTDPKDPVLSPLYADLHGMPPTLFITSGRDILLSGTGILHRAFLRSGDDARLIVFEALPHAFWNDISLPETKEAYGYMADFFSQRLNR, from the coding sequence ATGCGCTCTCAATTCCTTCTCGCAGTCCTCCTCGCGCTCGCCAGCACTCTATCCGCCCAGCAGCCCCCCCAAACCAACTCCAGCGTCCTCGACGCCAACGGCACCGCCCACATCACCCGCGTCATCCCGGTCCCCACCACCATCAGCTCCGAGGCCCAAACTTCCCTCCGCCGCCCCGCCGACGCCGAACACCAGACCCTGGCCGAGCGCCGCACCACCACCGACGCCTGGCAGACACGCGCCGGCGAAGCCTCCCGCAAAGCCTACCCCGTCAACATCGAATCCCTCACCATCGCCAACGTCCCCGTCCGCAACATCCTTCCCCTCGAAGACAAACACCCCGACCACGTCCTCATCAACGTCCACGGCGGCGGCTTCAACTCCGACTCCGGCTCCTTCACCGAGTCCATCCCCATCGCCAACCTCACCCACACCCGCGTCGTCTCTGTCCTATACCGCCTCGCGCCCGAGCACCCCTTTCCCGCCGCCGTCGATGACACCATCGCCGTCTACCGCGAGCTCCTCAAGACATACAAACCTGCCCACATCGCCCTCTACGGAACCTCTGCCGGAGCCATCCTCACCGCCGAAGTAGCCGTTCGCCTTAAGCAGCTCAACCTGCCTCTCCCCGCCGCGCTCGGCATCTTCTCTGGCATGGGCGACTTCAGCCAGAACGGCGACTCCTGGTCCATGTACGCCCTCCGCGGTCTAACCGGCAGTCTCCCCGTTGCCGGCACCCAGCCACGCAGCACCGAGTACACTGGCACCACCGATCCCAAAGACCCCGTCCTCTCGCCCCTCTACGCCGACCTCCACGGCATGCCTCCAACACTCTTCATCACCAGCGGCCGCGACATCCTACTTAGTGGCACCGGCATCCTCCACCGCGCCTTCCTTCGCAGTGGAGACGACGCCCGCCTCATCGTCTTCGAGGCCCTCCCCCACGCCTTCTGGAACGACATCAGCCTTCCCGAGACCAAAGAAGCTTACGGCTACATGGCCGACTTCTTCTCCCAGCGACTCAACCGTTAG
- the ftcD gene encoding glutamate formimidoyltransferase has translation MNPEAIIECVPNFSEGTDAAKVEQIVAATQVEGVRLLDWSLDTAHNRSVVTLAGSPTGIVEAAVRAAGKAAELINLTTQNGVHPRIGAADVIPFIPVSGASLADCAVLARQAGLLIWRRYGVPVYFYGAAAARPDRVLLEDVRRGQFEGLRDAALRDATRRPDIGGPELHETAGASAVGARSFLIAYNIHLHQPDIAAARAIARDIRAANGGLHGVKAIGVLANGRAQVSMNVTDFRITPMHHVHATVQHLAQRHGVLIEDAELIGLIPEAAYEPDSNWVRQITGFDPDGKVLERRLHSPIAWPQH, from the coding sequence ATGAACCCAGAAGCCATCATCGAGTGCGTCCCCAACTTCTCTGAAGGCACCGACGCCGCCAAGGTCGAGCAGATCGTCGCCGCCACCCAGGTCGAAGGCGTGCGCCTGCTCGACTGGTCCCTCGACACGGCTCACAATCGCTCCGTCGTCACCCTCGCCGGGTCCCCCACCGGCATCGTAGAAGCCGCCGTCCGCGCCGCTGGCAAAGCCGCCGAACTCATCAATCTCACCACCCAGAACGGCGTCCACCCCCGCATCGGTGCCGCTGACGTGATCCCCTTCATCCCCGTCAGCGGAGCCTCCCTCGCCGACTGCGCCGTCCTCGCCCGCCAGGCCGGCCTCCTCATCTGGCGTCGCTACGGCGTCCCCGTCTACTTCTATGGAGCCGCTGCCGCCCGCCCCGACCGCGTCCTTCTCGAAGATGTCCGCCGCGGCCAGTTCGAAGGCCTCCGCGACGCCGCCCTCCGTGACGCCACCCGCCGCCCCGACATCGGCGGCCCCGAACTCCACGAGACCGCCGGAGCCTCCGCCGTCGGGGCCCGCAGCTTCCTCATCGCCTACAACATCCACCTCCACCAGCCCGACATCGCCGCCGCCCGCGCCATCGCCCGCGACATCCGCGCCGCCAACGGCGGCCTCCATGGCGTCAAAGCCATCGGCGTCCTCGCCAACGGCCGCGCCCAGGTCAGCATGAACGTCACCGACTTCCGCATCACCCCCATGCATCACGTCCACGCCACTGTCCAGCACCTCGCCCAACGCCACGGCGTCCTCATCGAAGACGCCGAGCTCATCGGCCTCATCCCCGAAGCCGCCTATGAGCCCGATTCCAACTGGGTTCGTCAAATCACCGGCTTCGATCCCGACGGCAAGGTCCTCGAGCGCAGACTCCACTCCCCCATCGCGTGGCCTCAGCACTAG
- a CDS encoding DinB family protein, with protein MNSTLHRLQREIAFSLNGLDAAQTQLRPPSRPQKWTIQQIMEHLLLSYSGTELALNARLTKRAPTRAKPSIPQHLGQYTLIRLGYFPHGRKSPPMVTPAPTEHPLCGEELTTAAAEHLAHLDLLCAEAEELFGTKCKFASHAILGPLDVNQWRKFQLIHGEHHLKQILAIRKAHSLMPVERAAN; from the coding sequence ATGAACTCCACCCTCCACCGCCTTCAGCGCGAGATCGCCTTCTCCCTCAACGGACTCGACGCCGCCCAGACACAGCTCCGACCACCCTCGCGCCCACAGAAGTGGACCATCCAGCAAATTATGGAGCATCTCCTGCTCAGCTACTCCGGCACCGAGCTGGCTCTGAATGCCCGACTCACCAAGCGAGCTCCCACCCGCGCAAAACCCAGCATCCCGCAGCACCTGGGCCAGTACACCCTCATCCGTCTCGGCTACTTCCCACACGGACGCAAATCCCCGCCTATGGTTACGCCGGCTCCAACCGAGCACCCACTCTGTGGCGAAGAGCTCACCACCGCCGCAGCCGAACACCTGGCTCACCTCGATCTGCTCTGCGCCGAAGCGGAAGAACTGTTCGGGACCAAATGCAAATTCGCGAGCCACGCGATCCTCGGCCCGCTCGACGTAAATCAGTGGCGAAAATTCCAGCTCATTCACGGCGAGCATCACCTCAAGCAGATTCTCGCCATCCGTAAAGCCCACAGCCTGATGCCCGTCGAGCGAGCGGCCAACTGA
- a CDS encoding acyloxyacyl hydrolase → MIKQLARLGATALWTLALLLAATRPSCGQAIVSNENNPFLDPKGHQPFEIGALVQGGIGVTENRNDFKFLMAGVHAGKVLTPNLGHGPLRGNFEYAVEVFPFWQSYTPKFQRPFCTNPPGTPEQCTPFYTVGGTFTGASVTPIILRWNVVGTKKFSFWGQAAGGLLWTNHKYPAFGGPPYNSQNDGKYADASVFNFTPQGGVGLHYFLRPRRSIDFSANAVHISSASLGDRNPGVNASVQFSLGYTWWK, encoded by the coding sequence GTGATTAAGCAACTCGCACGCCTCGGAGCGACCGCCCTCTGGACCCTCGCCCTCCTGCTAGCCGCCACCCGACCCTCCTGCGGTCAGGCAATCGTCAGTAACGAGAACAATCCCTTCCTCGATCCCAAAGGCCACCAGCCCTTCGAGATCGGAGCTCTCGTCCAGGGCGGCATCGGCGTCACTGAAAATCGCAACGACTTCAAGTTCCTCATGGCTGGAGTCCACGCCGGCAAGGTCCTCACCCCCAACTTGGGCCACGGCCCCCTGCGCGGCAACTTCGAGTACGCCGTCGAAGTCTTCCCCTTCTGGCAGTCCTACACACCAAAGTTCCAGCGCCCCTTCTGCACCAACCCGCCCGGCACCCCGGAGCAGTGCACCCCCTTCTACACCGTAGGCGGTACCTTCACCGGAGCCTCCGTCACCCCGATCATCCTCCGCTGGAACGTCGTCGGCACAAAGAAATTCTCCTTCTGGGGACAAGCCGCTGGCGGTCTCCTCTGGACAAACCATAAGTACCCAGCCTTCGGCGGACCACCCTACAACTCGCAAAACGACGGCAAATACGCCGACGCCAGTGTCTTCAACTTCACCCCCCAGGGTGGCGTTGGCCTCCACTACTTCCTCCGCCCGCGTCGCTCCATCGACTTCAGCGCCAACGCCGTCCACATCTCCAGCGCCTCCCTCGGAGACCGCAACCCCGGCGTCAACGCCAGTGTTCAGTTCTCCCTCGGCTACACCTGGTGGAAATAA
- a CDS encoding alpha/beta fold hydrolase, producing MQIAVDGNVKLEVLDFGGSGRTLIFLSGMGLDGHEFDDFAPMFLPNHRVLAISRRGFGKSSAPTPDEENYSADRLGKDVLAVITALKINRPVLVGHSLAGEELSSIATSHPEEISGLIYLEAGYPYALYSPTLGDPIIDAKDLQQHLNLLFSATLQTRSDFAGLEASVARFDKDLKAVDQKLASQPVLPPRPKDAPPPPSILLALVNGAQKFTGIPVPTLAIFAIPRSPGETTSAQADAFQAAVPKARVVRIAEADHFIFHSNTKEVMKEMTAFLSGLPN from the coding sequence ATGCAGATCGCAGTAGATGGCAACGTGAAACTCGAAGTGCTGGATTTTGGCGGTTCGGGACGTACCCTAATCTTCCTGTCGGGAATGGGCCTGGATGGTCACGAGTTCGACGACTTCGCACCAATGTTTCTACCTAACCATCGAGTGCTCGCTATCTCGCGGCGCGGTTTCGGAAAGTCAAGCGCTCCTACACCAGACGAAGAAAATTACTCGGCAGACCGTCTTGGAAAAGATGTCCTCGCGGTGATCACAGCACTGAAAATCAACAGACCCGTTCTGGTCGGTCACTCTCTGGCCGGCGAAGAACTTAGTTCGATCGCGACCAGTCATCCCGAAGAAATCAGTGGCCTTATCTATTTAGAGGCGGGATACCCATACGCGCTGTACTCGCCAACCCTTGGCGATCCGATCATTGATGCGAAAGACCTTCAGCAGCACTTGAACCTGCTGTTTTCTGCTACGCTCCAGACCCGTTCCGACTTTGCTGGCCTAGAAGCATCCGTAGCAAGGTTTGATAAAGATTTGAAAGCGGTGGATCAGAAGCTTGCTTCTCAGCCTGTTCTTCCGCCTCGCCCGAAAGATGCGCCTCCTCCTCCGTCCATTCTTTTAGCGCTGGTCAATGGAGCGCAGAAGTTCACTGGGATCCCTGTTCCGACCCTAGCCATCTTCGCCATTCCTCGCTCGCCTGGCGAAACAACGAGCGCCCAAGCCGACGCGTTCCAGGCAGCAGTTCCGAAAGCTCGCGTAGTGCGTATCGCGGAGGCCGATCATTTCATCTTCCACTCCAACACAAAAGAGGTCATGAAGGAGATGACTGCATTTCTCAGTGGTCTCCCGAACTAA
- a CDS encoding GyrI-like domain-containing protein: MTEVPQQGDKTPSEELETPRFEDGKPMLLAGLRGEYTMATMKEIPALWQRFTTYLDKVPGPVTKVAYGVCFPSSDGFGYMAAVEVRSAEGLPGEFSVVTMPVERYAVFTHSGHVSKLPETCRAIEHEWLPKSRYSFALGTPGSPGFFERYGESFDAKIGAGDVEVWVPIR, from the coding sequence ATGACAGAAGTTCCACAGCAAGGAGACAAGACACCTTCTGAGGAGTTGGAGACGCCACGGTTTGAAGACGGAAAGCCTATGCTGCTGGCTGGACTGCGCGGGGAGTACACGATGGCAACGATGAAAGAGATTCCGGCGCTGTGGCAGCGTTTTACTACTTATTTAGATAAAGTCCCAGGTCCGGTTACCAAGGTAGCGTATGGGGTTTGTTTTCCTTCGTCGGATGGTTTTGGCTACATGGCGGCAGTGGAAGTACGGAGTGCAGAGGGATTGCCTGGAGAGTTCAGCGTGGTGACGATGCCTGTCGAACGATATGCGGTGTTCACGCACAGCGGCCACGTCTCAAAGCTTCCGGAGACCTGCCGTGCGATTGAGCACGAGTGGCTGCCAAAGTCTCGATACTCGTTTGCGCTGGGGACTCCGGGGTCGCCGGGTTTCTTCGAACGCTATGGCGAGAGCTTCGACGCGAAGATCGGCGCGGGCGACGTCGAGGTCTGGGTGCCGATTCGGTAG
- a CDS encoding YybH family protein, which produces MATATMQTDVSKDQAEVLAVIDQLRKTNHDKDAAGFAALFAADAADYNLAPPLSHLGIDRREKQAWFDSWDGPVEVEAHDFEVTVSGDVAFCHGFMHMKATAKAGARLVSFWMRSTLHLKREAGQWRITHAHTSVPFYMDGSLRPAFDLQP; this is translated from the coding sequence ATGGCGACAGCAACGATGCAGACCGATGTTTCGAAGGATCAGGCCGAAGTTCTGGCAGTGATCGATCAACTCCGCAAGACGAATCATGACAAAGATGCCGCTGGATTTGCGGCGTTGTTCGCGGCGGATGCGGCCGACTACAATCTGGCTCCGCCGCTATCTCATCTTGGAATCGATCGCCGGGAGAAACAGGCGTGGTTCGATTCCTGGGATGGGCCGGTGGAAGTGGAAGCGCATGATTTTGAGGTGACAGTCAGCGGCGATGTTGCGTTCTGTCATGGTTTTATGCACATGAAAGCGACCGCAAAGGCGGGGGCGCGGCTGGTCAGCTTCTGGATGCGTTCCACTCTTCATCTGAAGCGGGAGGCTGGTCAGTGGAGGATCACACATGCGCATACGTCGGTGCCGTTTTACATGGATGGCAGTTTGCGGCCGGCGTTTGATTTGCAGCCTTAG
- the dnaX gene encoding DNA polymerase III subunit gamma/tau: MAYQVLARKYRPQRFADVAGQDHVTVTLMNALTQGRIAHGYIFSGHRGIGKTTIARILAMALNCRNAIGSPMRPTAEPCEVCDSCTEIKAGNAVDVIEIDAATNRGIDEIRELRDAARYRPARDKYKIYILDEAHQITDAAFNALLKTLEEPPDHIVFMMATTQPEDIPQTVRSRCQHFSFHAVKLVDILGELRGIAEREGVDADEAALSLLAEAGDGSMRDALSIMDQAIASAPVEDGRARLDAGQIRELMGTVPNAVFERILEAVDGNRSAEVITVANQLLDAGNSPAQLARQFVRYLRNTVIAKIAGIGVDGAGADGVAGELLQISADEQRRAGRSAALFSEEELTRFLQVMLRTFDELGYRQEQRFHFELGLLKLVHLRRLLPIEEVLSQFPVGGGSRPGPGVATARPVSTPAGTPPRNPVSGAATARVLETSATVASARPAFSPFERDQNRNRFDERAVVASPVAVVPVTAPVVPMAAPTPVPVPTLAQVTTPAETVLTDGDAIGAALVETEDRAETADVPSPLMEKPTEMSVERADPVESASSTGMQLTSLHSAEELQRVAVDALLAAKNLATPADALADAEWTVTEGEIRVQTELSKTMLSMVINAEAEKLIRAALRDAGVGALKLMFLPGVKNAANAKKPRAAKSGSVQAKALEHPIVQRAQTLFNAEVRNVIDLRDND; the protein is encoded by the coding sequence ATGGCATATCAGGTACTTGCTAGGAAATACCGGCCCCAGCGTTTCGCAGATGTTGCAGGGCAGGACCACGTGACCGTGACGCTGATGAATGCGCTGACGCAAGGCCGTATCGCGCATGGATATATTTTCAGTGGGCATCGCGGCATTGGAAAGACGACGATTGCGCGCATTCTGGCCATGGCGCTGAACTGCCGGAATGCGATTGGGTCGCCGATGCGGCCCACGGCAGAGCCTTGCGAGGTTTGCGACAGCTGCACGGAGATTAAGGCGGGGAATGCGGTTGATGTGATCGAGATCGATGCGGCGACCAATCGCGGGATCGATGAGATTCGCGAGCTGCGGGATGCGGCGCGGTATCGTCCGGCGCGAGATAAGTACAAGATCTACATCCTGGATGAGGCTCACCAGATTACCGATGCTGCCTTCAATGCATTGTTGAAGACGTTGGAGGAACCGCCGGATCATATTGTCTTCATGATGGCGACGACGCAGCCGGAGGATATTCCGCAGACGGTGCGATCGCGTTGTCAACACTTCAGCTTTCATGCGGTGAAGCTGGTGGACATTCTGGGCGAGCTGCGCGGTATTGCGGAGCGGGAGGGCGTGGATGCGGATGAGGCTGCGCTGAGTCTGCTTGCCGAGGCGGGCGATGGGTCGATGCGCGATGCGCTGTCGATTATGGACCAGGCGATTGCGAGCGCTCCGGTGGAGGATGGTCGAGCGCGGTTGGATGCAGGGCAGATTCGGGAGCTGATGGGGACGGTTCCGAATGCAGTGTTTGAGCGGATCCTTGAGGCGGTGGATGGGAATCGCAGCGCCGAGGTGATTACGGTTGCGAATCAACTGCTGGATGCGGGAAACTCCCCGGCGCAGCTGGCGCGTCAGTTTGTAAGGTATCTGCGGAATACGGTAATTGCGAAGATTGCGGGCATCGGTGTAGATGGGGCTGGGGCGGATGGGGTGGCAGGGGAGTTGCTGCAGATCTCGGCCGATGAACAGCGGCGCGCGGGGCGGTCGGCGGCGTTGTTCAGCGAAGAGGAGTTGACGCGCTTTCTGCAGGTGATGCTGAGGACGTTTGATGAGCTGGGATATCGGCAGGAGCAGCGGTTCCACTTCGAGCTGGGATTGCTGAAGCTTGTGCATCTGCGGCGGTTGCTGCCGATTGAAGAGGTGTTGAGCCAGTTCCCTGTTGGCGGCGGTTCACGGCCAGGGCCTGGAGTAGCGACGGCGAGGCCAGTGAGCACACCCGCTGGGACGCCCCCAAGGAATCCGGTAAGCGGAGCGGCGACGGCGCGTGTGTTAGAGACGAGCGCAACGGTGGCGAGCGCGAGACCAGCTTTTTCTCCCTTTGAAAGGGACCAGAACAGGAACCGGTTTGACGAGCGGGCCGTAGTGGCCTCGCCGGTCGCTGTTGTACCTGTTACTGCTCCTGTTGTGCCGATGGCGGCGCCTACGCCTGTGCCGGTGCCCACGCTGGCTCAGGTAACGACACCTGCGGAGACGGTGCTGACTGACGGCGATGCGATAGGAGCCGCACTCGTGGAGACTGAGGATCGTGCGGAGACAGCAGACGTGCCTTCGCCGTTGATGGAGAAGCCGACTGAAATGTCGGTTGAGAGGGCAGATCCCGTTGAGAGTGCGAGCAGCACTGGTATGCAACTGACTTCGTTACATTCCGCGGAGGAACTGCAGAGGGTGGCCGTAGATGCTTTGTTAGCGGCGAAGAATCTGGCGACGCCGGCTGATGCTCTGGCGGATGCAGAGTGGACAGTGACAGAGGGCGAGATCCGGGTGCAGACGGAGCTCTCGAAGACGATGCTTTCGATGGTGATTAATGCGGAGGCGGAGAAACTGATAAGAGCTGCGTTGCGGGATGCGGGGGTTGGGGCGTTGAAACTGATGTTTCTGCCGGGCGTCAAGAATGCCGCTAACGCAAAAAAGCCGAGAGCAGCGAAGAGCGGAAGCGTCCAGGCGAAGGCGTTGGAGCATCCAATTGTGCAAAGGGCGCAGACGTTGTTCAATGCCGAAGTTCGGAATGTGATCGATCTGCGCGATAACGACTAG
- a CDS encoding PspC domain-containing protein, with amino-acid sequence MFCSHCGNQVDPSSRFCPACGAPAASIAPPPTGHYPSGTQLTRPRHNRMIAGVCAGFALHYGWDLNLVRVLTALMIVLTGVGAIAYIAAWVIIPEAPYALPAKST; translated from the coding sequence ATGTTCTGCAGTCATTGTGGCAATCAAGTCGATCCTTCCTCCCGCTTCTGTCCAGCCTGCGGAGCTCCAGCCGCCTCTATCGCTCCTCCCCCGACGGGTCACTACCCGTCCGGCACGCAACTCACGCGCCCGCGCCACAACCGCATGATCGCTGGCGTCTGCGCCGGCTTCGCCCTCCACTACGGCTGGGACCTCAACCTCGTCCGCGTCCTCACCGCGCTCATGATCGTCCTCACCGGCGTCGGCGCCATCGCCTACATCGCAGCCTGGGTCATCATCCCCGAAGCCCCGTACGCGCTTCCCGCAAAGAGCACCTAA